The DNA window GGGCCCCGACGGTCCCCAAGAGGACGCCGGTGATCGCCGGGTTCCCGTCGCCGTCGTTGTCATTCAGGACGAGGCCGTAGGTGTCGAGCGTCATGTCGGGCCGGATCTTCCAGCCCGAGTAGAGACCGCCGAAATACTCGTTGCCCGCGCCCTTCTCGTTCCAAGAGGCGAAACCGTCCACGAAGACCTTTTCCCATTCCAGGCGGACCTTGCCGGCGTCGAACGAGCGGCCGATGTTGGACCAGTTGAAGGCGCCGATGAGCCGCTCATCGCCGTAGGCCAGCTCCTGGCGGCCCACGGTCACCGTGACGATGCTCCCGGCGATCTTCTCCCAGGAGACGAAGCCCTGGTGAAGGTCGAAGACGTTGTTCGGGTTCGCCGCGTCGTTGTTGTTGGCGATGGTGGATTCCTCCTGGGCGAAGGCTCGCGAGAACTGCGGTTGGATGAAGATCCTCAGGCCGTCGACCGGCCGGGCGTCGATGTGGGGCCGGACACGGAGAAGGAGGAACGAGTCGTTAACCACTCCTCCCGTGAGGTTCCCGTAGTCGAGTTGGCTCTCGGAGCGGAGGCGGATCTCGCCCCCCAGGGAGACGCGGTCGTACCAGTGCTCCGTCTCCCCGTTTTCCCCGGCGCGGACGCTGGCCGGCCCCGCCACAACGAGGAGCATCGCGCACAGCGCAAACAGTTGGCGTTTCATGAAATCCTCCTTCTTGACCCCCCTCCATAGGGCCGGAGGACGAACGATTATCATGACGCGCCTCAACCCGGCGCATGATTTATGTCAAAAGAGGAGGCGGGCTGTCTTTGGCGATCTGCTCGTGGGGTTGGAAGGCGTCTCTTTGCCGCGCGACCGTGAAGACCACGACCGCCGCCATGCCGAGGACGAAGGCAATTTCCATCCAATGAATCATGTAAAAAGTCTACGGTACGCGCGTCCGGATGTTCATGAGCCCGCGCAGCCGTGGGGCTGATTGTCGTCAGGCCCTCCTTGAGCCTCTCCCTTGGC is part of the bacterium genome and encodes:
- a CDS encoding alginate export family protein; this encodes MKRQLFALCAMLLVVAGPASVRAGENGETEHWYDRVSLGGEIRLRSESQLDYGNLTGGVVNDSFLLLRVRPHIDARPVDGLRIFIQPQFSRAFAQEESTIANNNDAANPNNVFDLHQGFVSWEKIAGSIVTVTVGRQELAYGDERLIGAFNWSNIGRSFDAGKVRLEWEKVFVDGFASWNEKGAGNEYFGGLYSGWKIRPDMTLDTYGLVLNDNDGDGNPAITGVLLGTVGARFAGTALEDRWDYSLEAAVQFGKDKPNTHLAYAGHAATGYTFDTGWKPRLGVEYNFASGDDPGTAKVERFNNLFPTNHDKYGYIDFASWSNLHDIVASTSIKPVKGLMMKLDYHLFLLPEPATAMFRASGAVLRAGAAGASSLAGHEVDFLTKYTLNKWVNFLLGYSVFRGGSFFSDTGTNGTAHFLYGQATASF